Part of the Penicillium digitatum chromosome 4, complete sequence genome is shown below.
TCTTGTtccttcctctttttttttaactagGCTATTTGCCTTGCGCAGTTTCGAACTTGCATGTCCGCGAAGGCATTTCGGCCATCCAGCCACCCTCTATCATAGGCGGTTGGCTATCTTGTACTCATTGGTGTGATGATTGCTCTGGGTGAGTACTTCTAAATACTATTTCCGAGTATCCTGAAAGTGGCAGATACCGGAAGCACATACTACGAGACGTTCCCTGTTTCAATTAATATGAACTTCATCTGATCTGCATGGCAAAGTGAACCAAGGTTCGATCTTTGATCGTATTTTTGTGGATTTTTCAATGAACAGATCCTTTGTAAGATAGATGCAGAAGCAAGCGGCGCAATCCCACCCATCGAGGCTGATCGGATATGCCCATGTCACATAACAGCCACAATTGTCCCAATCCACATGTCAGCCAGATAGCTTCTTGCAATATCGACAGCGAAAATAATAAGCTAGCCTAGGGGAAACCATTCTTCAAGTTAACGTACTTGGACTCAGGGTAGTGGAGTTGATTGCCACTCTGCTCCAAAGCGCCAACACCTCCAAGTGTATCAACAACCTGTGTTCAGATCAGTAAAATGAGAGTTTGAGCCGGGTACCAATGCTAGAGGCTGACATACAGTTGTAATCAAACTCTCCCCACCCGTCTTGTCAGAGCTGCTCTCCCACCACATACCACCGCCAAGTCCGCGGGACTGGATGTACCGCGCCTTCTGACGCGCAATCTCAGGCGTATCATAGCTAACAAACAGACGGCTGTCTTGGTTGTAGCAGTAGCTTGCACCCGGTTGATCCAAGACGGTCACGGCACAGCCTGTCAGGGGCAGGCCCTTGTAGTCCCACACGCCATTCTCccatgtgcctgctccaaCACCAGTGTACGACCTGCCGGGACCGTCGGTATTAGTAAACGCTCGGCCATACAGGGGCATGCCTAGCACAATCTTGTTGGCGGCGACGCCTTGCGAGGTGTAGTAGTCAATTGCTTGATCCGTGTTGAATGGGGTGCTGGACGGGTTTTCGGTCGACCCGTGGAGGTTGGAATTGTGGCCGGCAACTGTGTCCCAGCTACCGGAGTAGTCATAGGCCATGAGATTCCAGAAATCTAAGTACTGGTCCATCTCATTCAGGCGTTCTTGGCGGTAGTGAAGTGGGCCTGGGATTGTGTCAGCTCTAGTGACATGTTTCAACGACGGAGATACAACTCGCCCGCGGGAGATGCGGCAGTAAGCAGGAAATGATAGCCCTGGGCGTTGCCCGCGCTGTAGGAATTCAAAGCCTGAGTTTCATTTTAGCCAAAGCTCATGGATCTTGACGGGATCACACACCCCACGCAGTCTTCGGAGTGCGTCGACAAACTGGTTTGCCTGGTCGTCATTTGCAGGGTACTATAATTTTCATCAGCCTCAAAAGAATCTCCCATGGCAACTGTGGCGGACTTACCTCGTAATCAACATCAATACCATCCAGGCCAAGGTTCTTCAACAGCTCCGTCGCAGAATCAGCAAACTTCTGTCGTCCAGCCTCGGTCTCAAAGGCAGAAGCGAAGCTGGGAGAGTAGGTCCAGCCTCCAATCGACAGAAGAACCTTGAGCCTGCTGTTGTTCTTCTTGAGAAGAAAGAGCTGCTTGATACAACCATAGACATTGGTACCAGAATCATTCCAAGAATCAGTTGGGTAGTGCTTGTCCGTGTCCGCCCAGGCGTCCGATAGATAGACCTCGCCTGTGCCGGGGCGGATATTGGCAAATGCGTAAAGCACATGAGTCAGTCGCTCGACGGGGAGATTCTGGGGTTGGAAGTTACGACCGTAGATGGCCTGAGCAGTCTGATATTAGCGTGCCTTCCTTCTTTTGTATGTTTTAGATGACCTGTCTTAtatctccagtttcatctagTGAGATCGAGTGACCCTACTCGTTCGGGTCTGAACTTACCCAGTTCACATAGTATGCCACCGAGCGGTACCCGCCAACGTCACGAGATACCATCCCAGTGCTGTTGGTGCTCAGGGCAGGAATGTAGGCAGCTTTGGCGAGCCAGCTCAGGCCTAAAAGGAAAGGAATGACAATTTGCATGATGAAGGAGTGGGTTGAGATAGTTTCTGGATGTCTCGGGCCAGCGAGGGGGGATGATGGTGTGTTGAACTCGAGGAAGAAGGAGATGACCTCACTATTTGTAGTCGAAGTCGACAAACAAATGATCTCCTCGGAGTATTGAGATGGACAATAGTAACTGTCCAGTCCCTTCAGTCCATTTGTCTACAATCCCAACTGGGTAGTTGGGACCCTGTTCCCTAATAGGGTGACTTGCTCAATACCCAGGGGTCTTCAACGTTTCAGTCTGGATATCGGAGGGATCAATGGGATTCTGGAAAGTTTTCACACTCAAACAACTTAGGCAACGGgtggttttttacatggtCAATAGGAGAGTTAGAAGTTTCCGGTCGAGGGCCCACGACGAATTAAGCAGCACCACAGCTCATTCTCTTCACTGTCTCAATATCAGATTCTGGCATTTACTGTATATGAAGAGCCCATTCGAGAGTGGATGCTAACTGCAGGGCACACTATCTAAGTGTGTAACATTCTAGGATTTAGGATCCCTTTGCTACAACTCGACTGTCTGTCCTCGTGGGGGGCTAAAAGATTCCCCAGCCAATCAGTCCAGGAGACTCCTGAGGATGGGTGACACTGTCATATGCAATCCACTGCTCATACATCGTCAGTATGGAGGAATATAGCCCGGAGCAAATCAAATGATTCGCAACTAAACGCTCCATCTTTGGACGTTGCAGCCCACTCTCCACAGTAGGACCCGTGTTGAATGTAACTGAGTGGTAGTATCACGTTGAATGAAGTTGATGTGAAAGTTTCCACTTTAGGGTCGAGGGATATGCAGTCAGACAAAGATCAATGTACCCGGTTTGGGCTGCAGGAACGGTCCCTGTGAGAAGGATAAACGCCAATGTAACATGCAGAGCATGTGACGGGGATATGTGTCATAGGCTATGCCGATGGGTTGAAGATGCAAAGAACAGGATCCCATCATCGGATGAAGGGAGAAATTCCTCATGTGGCTTGACTGCATCTATTTGGTTCTTTTGCAATTTGGGGATTCAAATGTGACCGAGGAAACAAATTTATCGATTCAACATCTTAGAGATAGACTTGAACGTCAAAATTTCACTGCACATATACTAGATTTCTGGGAATATCCCCAAATAGAATGATGCTACATCCAAATGTATGCCGTGTGATCGAACAGGACTTCCACCATACATCGCCACAAGTCTGATGAGGTTCCAATAGCTCCAGCATACTCCAGCATACTCCAGCAAGCTCCAATCAAAGTCCCTCATTTCACAGTAACCCTCACCTCCCCCACCAAGGCGATTCCCATCTTCAGCCGATCCAGAAACTTATCCTCATCAGCAGTCATCTGAGCAGCGGCATCCGGAGCATATATCTTGGCCGCAAAGGCCTGATAAGCAGCCTGATTCGCGAACGTGAGTTCGGCGTAGGCGTCAAAGTCAAAGTCTGCCTGTCTCCCGCGCAATATAGTAGCCGGGGTAAAGGCGTTGCGTGTGGTGGAGCCATCTGGGGGAATCTCAATTGTACTGCGGGAGATATAATTTCGATGATGAGAAAGAGGGAAATCTGCGCCTGCTAGCTTCTTGACCAGTTTGATGTGCGCTTCGTAGCGCTTCTTGAATTCTTCCGGTGTCAGATGAGGGCTGCGGTACAGAAAGACGAACATCTTGACCGGCATGGTGGAATTCCAAGTAGCAAGTAAACCTAGTGGAGAGTTGGACTTGGGGTATGCTGGGTTGGAATCTTACAGGATTGAAGATTCAAATATACTTAAATGAACCGGTGATTCCTcggggggggaggggggtcTCGGTCCTTACTTTGTACCTTGCAAGCAGTGCAACGCAGAATATGCGGAGATCTATGGAGTGGTATCTTCTTACATCCATAGACTTGTGTAATGCGAGATAACGGATCCCTTCCCTGTTTCATTCCAATCCATTTTCAATACTTGGCCAGGTGTTCCGGGTCTTATGGCAGTCATGGATAGCCTATTTCACAATCCGTTCGATCTCAAGGATCCGCTCACCTGTAGGTCGAGACTTGGGCCTGAATCAGCGTGTGGACGGGAGCATTCAGATCAAAGTACCTCTGCCTCGTCCATAGACGGCATCCTTTCTCCTTCTGGAGGCTGCTGAATGCTGTCCTCGAATCAGTCCTCCCACAACCGATACGAGTTTCCATTGATCGGCTTCTCTTTCCGTGGACAAACTGTGTTATTGGTCCCATCGAGATCAACTCTGAACCATACTTTGGTGTCAGGTTTTGGTTGACCCTTTCGTTTAGGGCTTGGTGCTCTCTTTGCTCGTCTTTCCGTGTGCTATCACTAGTCTGCTTTCGTTTCAGGTGTGTGGTAGTGGGAGTGAATGTGTGAGAATCACCGAGTTGGGTTGATTTAGGAGAGTCGAAGGTAGCCATGTGGCCTGCAACTGCCTGTACAACTGCGGACGGGGGGGTTTTACCACGGGCATTGTAGACCCTCGGACCTAGGAGCCCAAGGCTATGATCATCGGGTTGTAGAGGATTCAGGAGATAGATATAGAACAAAGATGTAGCAAGAAAAACAATTGTCCGTTCTAGTGCTCTATCACATTTCAAATACATCACTGAATCTTCTCTTAAGGTTGTACATGTGTTCTAATGCATCCCAAGCATTGAGGAATTTCGTTTTTGTTATCTCCAGCATGCACCTCGGACTTTGTCCTTTTTTAAAATCAACACACGCTTTACAGTAATGCCTTGTCTGCTCCCAGTTCAGTATCCTGAAGTTACGACATACTGTTTGTGATTCTAGCTTGGTAGCCAGCCAATCTTGCAAAGCCATTCTGTTCCCCCCCTTCATTTGCACGGTGGAGCTGGACGTAAGACTTCCTGAAGCATATACGTTTGAAAGACAAAGATCAAGACTAGGGCTATCAGCCATGTATGTGTGAAAGAATCCAACGAAACCAAGAGGAAATAAACAGGCTAAGATAAATATCTAAATGACCTCAAACAAGAGATTCTGTGAACCAAAGGGTATAATCGAAACAACGATTTCAACAGTCATAACCATGTGAAACATGTACAAAGAGGCTTTTTTTCATTGGCCAACGTAGATTAGGGGTATTGGTTGGCGATTAACAAACGAGCGGGAACATGGGATCCACATCTCGTATAATTTAGCGGGCTCTCGGCGTGCTCAATTGCTCCGAGTACTTCGGTGGAGCAAAGCCCACGTCAATCACATCACTACGAGCAAGATTCGAAAAATGGGTGGGAGAAGTCACATTGCGCGGGTAGAAGAACTCGTCTAGTTCTTGCTGTGTGACAGTGACATCGAGCGCAGTCTTTAAGGATTCAGCGCGCTTAGCCTGGCTCGTGACCTGGACCGGCAGACGGAGGGAGATTTTCGGTGTCATGAGGTTGGCTGCTGGGGTGTGATATGTCAAGGAGAGGTCGAGAGCGTAGGTGCGAGACATCAGACAGAAGTGGAAAGTCGGGATGAATGCTTTCGACTTGGGCAGGGTGATGGGGACAACGATTGAGGCGGTGTAGTAGGTGTCTCCGGTGAATGCGGAGGACGGACCGGCTGGTGAATCCGATAAGGATGAGTCGGTGGAGTCGTGGCGCATCGTGTTGGCGGCTGTCGATTGCTTGGTCCACTGAGCGGATGCAACACACATGGTCAACAGAGGTACACTTTCTGTGTACAGGCCGCATCCGATTTGGGCAAAGGGCATGCCGGTCGTCGAAGGGAAGTCTTCCCATGGGGCTGCACTGAAGAATGTATGGACGCGGAGTTTGCTGGTCAATTTTCCCAGTGGAGGAGGTTGCTCGTCGCCGACTGGATCGAATCGTAAGTTTACGGTAGCCACGGTGCTCACGGCATCAGTTGGCTCGCCGTCTGGAGGAAGCAATTGAATGGGTTTGGGCTGGGAAGATGCAGCGACAATCCGTCCCAACGTTCCTCGTAACGTTCCGCGCTTGACACTTTTCTCTTTGCGTGCGCAAAAGGATGGGCTTGTGGAGATTTCAACAGGAGGTTCTTCTCCGACAACTGGGATGATCCGGACTTTCTTCGCAGTTGCGGCGATAGCCACGCGTCCACGGCCGGCGAGTTGTTTTTGAAGAACAGATGCTCGAACCGTGTACCCTATCTGGGACATACTAGGTGCCATATCATCTAGTAGTGTCTTACCATTGCTAGCAAGGATGGGATCACCCACCGTTGGCGGAAGTAGCGTGTGGGCTCGTTGAATGTGAGCATTCTTCTTGGCGTGGGTGCAAACCTGGGGCAGCAGACGGTCTGGGACGACAAAGGTGAAGGGGTATTTATATGACCGGCCACTCTCTAGGACTCGAGGGGTCGGGTACTCCATTTCATCAATGGGCTGACGCAACTTGAGAAACATCTGTTGCGATCCCGTGCGGCCGGGACATGATGACCGTTCTACCGTAGTGGTAGAAACACCTTTTTATCAAATTAATATTTCCTTTAGGCCGGGTGTCAATGCTAAATACCTTCAAAGacaatctcaatctcatcaAATCGAGTCTCGTGGTCAACGGCAACGATTACACTGCCATCAATCCTCTCTGCGGTGGTGTAGGAGTTGACATGCCCTGGCTTTTGTCCTGCGATTTGGatttcgattttaggctGTGATCGTCGGGTCCAGGCATCTAGCCTGTCCGAGCCAGCGCTGTAAATTGAAGTCGTCGACATGGTTTCACGGGTGAAAGCCAAAAGAGTAGAAAGGCCCAAGAAGAAACGCAAGGGGAAAATAGCAGCCGAGACGTCCAAATTGAGAGATGGGATATCCAAAAGAAGGTTCAATAAGGATCAGGTTCGATCGTAGAGAAGAAgggaggaaaaaagaaaaaatatAGTAAACGGTGGAGCCGTTGACAACCGCAATGGAGTCCAAATAAGTGAAAGAATCCTGACAATGTGAGCAAAAGTTTCGCATAGCCTCATCAGACATTCTCCCAGGGTTCTTATCAGCTTTCAGTGACTCACAAGTCAAAAGACGCTACAATATACTTCGGATCACGGTAATCCACCCAAAATCttaaacccccccccccccccccgacaGTATACACTTCAGTGTTCAGCCGAGCCAGAGAGTCATCGAAGCTCAGAGGGCGATTGGTCGGATGCGAGGATCCGTTCTTGCTCATGCACGCCCTTGGATTGACATTCCAAGGGCATCGAACAGAAAGACCACCACTTTAGTTCAAAGTGACACATTTCAATTGGGTTTCATCAAGGAATTGAAAGCCAGATCTAGACATACGCAAGG
Proteins encoded:
- a CDS encoding Chitinase, putative, which encodes MQIVIPFLLGLSWLAKAAYIPALSTNSTGMVSRDVGGYRSVAYYVNWAIYGRNFQPQNLPVERLTHVLYAFANIRPGTGEVYLSDAWADTDKHYPTDSWNDSGTNVYGCIKQLFLLKKNNSRLKVLLSIGGWTYSPSFASAFETEAGRQKFADSATELLKNLGLDGIDVDYEYPANDDQANQFVDALRRLRGRGQRPGLSFPAYCRISRGRVVSPSLKHVTRADTIPGPLHYRQERLNEMDQYLDFWNLMAYDYSGSWDTVAGHNSNLHGSTENPSSTPFNTDQAIDYYTSQGVAANKIVLGMPLYGRAFTNTDGPGRSYTGVGAGTWENGVWDYKGLPLTGCAVTVLDQPGASYCYNQDSRLFVSYDTPEIARQKARYIQSRGLGGGMWWESSSDKTGGESLITTVVDTLGGVGALEQSGNQLHYPESKYVNLKNGFP
- a CDS encoding Dimeric alpha-beta barrel, with the translated sequence MPVKMFVFLYRSPHLTPEEFKKRYEAHIKLVKKLAGADFPLSHHRNYISRSTIEIPPDGSTTRNAFTPATILRGRQADFDFDAYAELTFANQAAYQAFAAKIYAPDAAAQMTADEDKFLDRLKMGIALVGEVRVTVK
- a CDS encoding Arrestin-like, N-terminal, with product MSTTSIYSAGSDRLDAWTRRSQPKIEIQIAGQKPGHVNSYTTAERIDGSVIVAVDHETRFDEIEIVFEGVSTTTVERSSCPGRTGSQQMFLKLRQPIDEMEYPTPRVLESGRSYKYPFTFVVPDRLLPQVCTHAKKNAHIQRAHTLLPPTVGDPILASNGKTLLDDMAPSMSQIGYTVRASVLQKQLAGRGRVAIAATAKKVRIIPVVGEEPPVEISTSPSFCARKEKSVKRGTLRGTLGRIVAASSQPKPIQLLPPDGEPTDAVSTVATVNLRFDPVGDEQPPPLGKLTSKLRVHTFFSAAPWEDFPSTTGMPFAQIGCGLYTESVPLLTMCVASAQWTKQSTAANTMRHDSTDSSLSDSPAGPSSAFTGDTYYTASIVVPITLPKSKAFIPTFHFCLMSRTYALDLSLTYHTPAANLMTPKISLRLPVQVTSQAKRAESLKTALDVTVTQQELDEFFYPRNVTSPTHFSNLARSDVIDVGFAPPKYSEQLSTPRAR